The Pseudolabrys sp. FHR47 genome contains a region encoding:
- the nifN gene encoding nitrogenase iron-molybdenum cofactor biosynthesis protein NifN produces the protein MAKVTVVKKACAVNPLKMSQPIGGAFAFMGLRGSMPLLHGSQGCTSFGLTLFVRHFKENVPLQTTAMSEVATVLGGYENVEQAIMNIYNKQKPEIIGICSTGVTETKGDDVEGYLKLIREKYPQLSEFPLVYVSTPDFKDAFQDGWEKTVARMIEVMVETPRNGARRDPTRVNVLPGCHLSPGDLDELRTILEDFGLEPSFLPDLAGSLDGHIPENFSPTTIGGIGVEEVATMGQAAWTIAIGAQMRRAAEAMKAKTGVPFRLFERLCGLIPNDEFIAFLSEISGRPVPLKYRRLRGQLADAMLDAHFHIGGRKLAIGAEPDLLFDVSSMLQEMGAAITVAVTTTQSPVFERLNADEVLIGDLEDLENLAKERDCDLLITHSHGRQAAERLNIPFYRAGFPMFDRLGAGHQLLIGYRGTRDLIFDISNLIIADQEQNHQPTPDTWRTQETASPVQAVTTH, from the coding sequence ATGGCAAAAGTCACCGTCGTCAAGAAGGCTTGCGCGGTCAATCCGCTGAAGATGAGCCAGCCGATCGGCGGGGCGTTCGCGTTCATGGGCCTGCGCGGGTCGATGCCGCTGCTCCACGGTTCGCAAGGTTGCACGTCCTTCGGGCTGACGCTGTTCGTGCGGCATTTCAAGGAGAATGTGCCGCTGCAGACGACGGCGATGAGCGAGGTGGCGACCGTGCTCGGCGGCTATGAGAACGTCGAACAGGCGATCATGAACATCTACAACAAGCAGAAGCCGGAGATCATCGGCATCTGCTCGACCGGTGTGACCGAAACCAAAGGCGACGACGTCGAGGGTTATCTCAAGCTGATCCGGGAGAAGTATCCGCAGCTCTCGGAGTTCCCGCTGGTCTATGTCTCGACACCGGATTTCAAGGACGCCTTCCAGGACGGCTGGGAAAAGACCGTCGCGCGGATGATCGAAGTGATGGTCGAAACGCCACGCAACGGCGCGCGGCGCGATCCGACGCGGGTCAACGTTCTTCCCGGCTGTCACCTGTCGCCCGGCGATCTCGACGAGCTGCGGACCATTCTGGAAGATTTCGGCCTGGAGCCGTCCTTCCTCCCCGATCTAGCTGGCTCGCTCGATGGCCATATCCCGGAAAACTTCAGCCCGACCACGATCGGCGGCATCGGCGTCGAGGAAGTGGCGACCATGGGGCAGGCGGCTTGGACCATCGCGATCGGCGCGCAAATGCGCCGCGCGGCCGAGGCCATGAAAGCGAAAACAGGTGTTCCCTTCCGGCTGTTCGAGCGCCTGTGCGGTCTCATCCCCAATGACGAGTTCATCGCGTTTTTGAGCGAGATTAGCGGCCGGCCGGTGCCACTCAAATATCGGCGCCTGCGCGGCCAGTTGGCCGACGCCATGCTCGACGCGCATTTTCATATCGGCGGCCGCAAGCTGGCGATCGGCGCCGAGCCCGACTTGCTGTTCGATGTGAGCAGCATGTTGCAGGAGATGGGCGCAGCGATCACCGTCGCGGTGACCACGACGCAGTCTCCGGTGTTCGAGCGGCTCAATGCCGACGAAGTGCTGATCGGCGACCTGGAAGATCTCGAAAACCTCGCGAAAGAGCGCGACTGCGATCTTCTCATCACCCATTCGCACGGCCGCCAGGCCGCCGAACGGCTGAATATTCCGTTCTATCGCGCCGGCTTTCCGATGTTCGACCGGCTCGGTGCCGGCCATCAGCTCTTGATCGGATACCGGGGCACCCGTGACCTGATCTTCGACATCAGCAATCTGATCATCGCCGATCAAGAGCAGAATCATCAGCCCACGCCCGACACCTGGCGCACCCAGGAAACGGCGTCCCCGGTCCAGGCCGTCACCACGCATTGA
- the nifX gene encoding nitrogen fixation protein NifX: protein MKIAFATQDLKRVDAHFGWAKNIAIYEIGPEGHKFLEAVQFDGDLKEDGNEDKLAPKIDAIKDCAILYVAAIGGSGAARVVANNIHPMKVNQPEEITDLLAKLEDVLKGTPPPWLRKALAKDKERILDFEE from the coding sequence ATGAAAATCGCCTTCGCGACCCAGGATCTCAAGCGTGTCGACGCGCATTTCGGCTGGGCCAAGAACATCGCCATCTACGAGATCGGTCCGGAGGGCCATAAATTTCTTGAAGCCGTGCAGTTCGATGGTGACCTCAAGGAAGACGGCAACGAGGACAAGCTCGCGCCCAAGATCGACGCGATCAAGGACTGCGCCATTCTCTACGTCGCCGCCATCGGCGGCTCGGGTGCGGCGCGGGTGGTGGCCAACAACATCCATCCGATGAAGGTCAATCAGCCCGAGGAAATCACCGATCTGCTGGCGAAGCTGGAAGATGTCCTCAAGGGCACGCCGCCGCCATGGCTGCGCAAGGCCTTGGCAAAAGACAAAGAACGAATCCTCGATTTCGAAGAGTGA
- a CDS encoding NifX-associated nitrogen fixation protein, which translates to MADVAAVLEPNSAAEAPFVKELIKVWRAQDTHGAWESKSDLDLLEPYILDKEKRRALPIMGDPDPETIWRLELFFNAVCLSIERATGVMISPMLKMSHEGFGRMVLIGGRLIVVNKQLRDVHRFGFDNLGKLAEEGDKYVKAGVEMIEKFPDVAKY; encoded by the coding sequence ATGGCCGACGTCGCAGCTGTGCTCGAACCAAATTCCGCGGCCGAAGCGCCGTTCGTGAAAGAACTCATCAAGGTGTGGCGCGCGCAGGACACGCATGGAGCCTGGGAGAGCAAGAGTGATCTCGATCTGCTTGAGCCCTACATTCTCGACAAAGAGAAGCGCCGGGCACTGCCGATCATGGGCGATCCCGATCCGGAGACCATTTGGCGGCTGGAGCTCTTTTTCAACGCCGTGTGCCTCTCCATCGAGCGGGCGACCGGCGTGATGATCTCGCCGATGCTGAAAATGAGCCATGAGGGCTTCGGCCGCATGGTGCTGATCGGCGGGCGGCTCATCGTCGTCAACAAGCAATTGCGCGACGTTCATCGCTTCGGCTTCGACAACCTCGGCAAGCTCGCCGAGGAGGGCGACAAATACGTCAAGGCCGGCGTTGAAATGATCGAAAAGTTCCCGGATGTGGCGAAATACTGA
- a CDS encoding CCE_0567 family metalloprotein produces MSDVEALKAEIKKLSARAMDAKMNLHDLSEELPINWQQIMAIAQKAHDAFAALEQKRADLKVLETA; encoded by the coding sequence ATGAGCGATGTGGAAGCCCTGAAGGCTGAAATCAAGAAACTGTCGGCGCGGGCCATGGATGCCAAGATGAATCTCCATGACCTGTCGGAAGAGCTGCCGATCAACTGGCAGCAGATCATGGCCATCGCCCAGAAGGCTCATGATGCCTTCGCTGCCTTGGAGCAGAAGCGGGCGGATCTGAAGGTCCTTGAGACCGCATAG
- the fdxB gene encoding ferredoxin III, nif-specific: MSSATRDGRDWQPEYLLSIDPKKCIGCGRCFKVCGRDVMTLKGLTDEGEFVALDDDEDDEVEKKIMVMNDEGACIGCGACARVCPTNCQTHAAATAEAA, translated from the coding sequence ATGTCCAGTGCAACCCGCGATGGGCGCGATTGGCAGCCCGAATATCTGCTCTCAATCGACCCCAAGAAATGTATCGGTTGCGGCCGGTGCTTCAAGGTCTGCGGTCGCGACGTGATGACCCTTAAGGGCCTCACCGATGAAGGCGAGTTCGTCGCCCTGGACGATGATGAGGATGACGAGGTCGAGAAGAAGATCATGGTGATGAACGACGAGGGCGCCTGTATCGGCTGCGGCGCCTGCGCGCGCGTTTGCCCGACCAATTGCCAAACCCATGCGGCCGCAACGGCCGAAGCCGCCTGA
- a CDS encoding superoxide dismutase — protein sequence MSFSLPDLPYAYEALGPYISRETLEFHHDKHHKAYVDKGNELLEKSPLKGKSLEEIVKGAYGNDAPLFNNAGQHFNHLHFWKWMKPNGGGDKLPGELAKQLEADIGPLDKVKKDFIDAGVGQFGSGWAWLAVKDGKIGVMKTPNGENPLVNGATPILGCDVWEHSYYIDYRNRRADYIKAFLDNLVNWEYVAELLAAA from the coding sequence ATGAGCTTTTCTCTCCCCGATCTTCCCTACGCGTATGAGGCGCTCGGCCCTTACATCTCGCGCGAGACGCTCGAATTCCATCATGACAAGCACCACAAGGCTTACGTCGACAAGGGTAACGAATTGCTCGAAAAGAGCCCGTTGAAAGGCAAGTCGCTGGAAGAGATCGTCAAGGGGGCGTACGGCAACGACGCGCCCTTGTTCAACAATGCCGGTCAGCACTTCAATCACCTGCATTTCTGGAAATGGATGAAGCCCAATGGCGGCGGTGACAAGCTGCCGGGCGAGTTGGCCAAGCAGCTGGAAGCCGATATCGGCCCACTCGACAAGGTGAAGAAGGATTTCATCGACGCCGGCGTCGGTCAGTTCGGCTCGGGTTGGGCCTGGCTTGCCGTCAAGGATGGCAAGATCGGCGTCATGAAGACGCCGAACGGCGAAAATCCGCTGGTCAACGGCGCAACACCCATTCTCGGCTGCGATGTGTGGGAGCATTCCTATTACATCGACTACCGCAACCGGCGCGCGGACTACATCAAGGCATTTCTCGACAATCTGGTGAACTGGGAATACGTGGCCGAGCTGCTCGCGGCGGCTTAG
- the hspQ gene encoding heat shock protein HspQ translates to MSKITVAKFNIGQAVSHRMASFRGVVFDIDPEFKNSEEWYQPIPADLRPRKDQPFYHVLAENSETQYIAYVSEQSLMPDVSDEPVRHPQIELMFEMDNAGDYRWPSIKMN, encoded by the coding sequence ATGAGCAAGATTACCGTTGCCAAGTTCAATATCGGTCAGGCTGTCTCGCACCGGATGGCATCGTTCCGCGGCGTCGTGTTCGATATCGATCCGGAGTTCAAGAACAGCGAGGAATGGTACCAGCCGATTCCGGCCGACCTGCGGCCGCGCAAGGACCAGCCGTTTTATCATGTGCTCGCTGAGAACTCAGAAACGCAATATATCGCCTACGTCTCGGAGCAGAGCCTTATGCCGGACGTATCCGACGAGCCCGTCCGTCATCCTCAGATCGAGCTGATGTTTGAGATGGATAACGCGGGCGATTATCGCTGGCCCAGCATCAAGATGAACTGA
- a CDS encoding sulfurtransferase has translation MTTPDQAALVSTEWLAANLADPGVRILDCTWHHTSTNLDGRTQYRGRHLPGSVHFDIDHVADKANPLPHMLPSAADFAKKVGLLGIGDGDHVVVYDRHCGGSAAARAWWMFRVFGYDNVAMLDGGFGKWTKEKLPAEMTPVRPEPKSFTAAFNPALVRTLDEMKANLSSGADQAIDARGPGKFDGSQEDVFPFKKLGHIPNAVNIPWGDLIHPDTGAFLAADALAARFSAAGVDLQRPVVSTCASGITSCMIALGLFLLGHQNAAVYDGSWAEWGLVDDTPVAA, from the coding sequence ATGACCACTCCAGATCAGGCAGCGCTGGTAAGTACGGAATGGCTTGCCGCCAACCTTGCCGATCCAGGCGTTCGGATTCTCGATTGCACCTGGCATCATACCAGCACAAATCTTGACGGCCGGACGCAATATCGCGGACGGCATCTTCCCGGTTCGGTGCATTTCGACATCGATCATGTCGCGGACAAAGCCAATCCGCTCCCCCATATGCTGCCGAGCGCAGCGGATTTCGCAAAGAAGGTGGGCCTGCTCGGGATCGGCGACGGCGATCACGTCGTGGTTTACGACCGCCATTGCGGTGGGTCGGCCGCCGCGCGCGCCTGGTGGATGTTCCGCGTGTTTGGCTACGACAATGTCGCCATGCTTGACGGCGGTTTCGGCAAATGGACCAAAGAAAAGCTGCCGGCGGAAATGACGCCGGTCCGCCCCGAACCGAAAAGCTTCACGGCCGCCTTCAATCCCGCGCTTGTTCGCACGCTGGATGAGATGAAAGCCAATCTTTCATCGGGAGCAGACCAGGCGATCGATGCGCGCGGCCCCGGCAAGTTCGACGGCAGCCAGGAGGATGTCTTTCCGTTCAAGAAGCTCGGCCACATTCCAAACGCCGTCAACATACCGTGGGGCGACCTCATTCACCCCGACACGGGCGCCTTCTTGGCCGCGGACGCACTGGCCGCGCGCTTCTCGGCCGCCGGCGTCGACCTCCAGCGTCCGGTCGTGAGTACCTGCGCCTCCGGCATCACGTCCTGCATGATCGCGCTGGGGCTCTTCCTGCTCGGCCATCAGAACGCCGCAGTCTATGACGGCTCCTGGGCGGAATGGGGCCTCGTCGACGATACACCCGTCGCTGCATGA
- a CDS encoding FAD-dependent oxidoreductase, with amino-acid sequence MLETAIVGGGICGLALARSLHRQGRSFALFEARPRLGGRILSVTCIRSGAAIDLGPAWFWPETQPLVTGLIAEFGLAHFPQHDQGALLHLREADKTPDVMVDKPVHNGARRLEGGMAGLVGALAKDLPRDCLRFDHVLTGMRDGGDHVALTLRSGDHLTEVVARQAVIALPPRLVEEHIRFEPGLDEATRTALRETETWMAAQAKVAIGYDRPFWRDAGQSGNAFVTHEQAVVGEIFDACDATATKAALGGFLALSPELRQSFSAGLPMLMTSQMMQVFGSALEHGEQHYQDWATEPFTCSTRDRATPRAEHVDFSNPLLRRALWNGKLHFGGSETASRGAGYLEGALEAARRIQRALGRADDATAPVESASTNAASLARFSAWVAAQGETAFDKYHQHLNRSLAAQKKQQLTQWAILGSVEEIYGEALEVLNDLRFDMSAVAVERGRSALMPDVQKPFRDLMQALLDDVIAFNRTSCALSNFPDEHHPSKEYMQTILRDVAAVWQEFSLSANRLLLAKAETASGRRPQTGAATGMSL; translated from the coding sequence ATGCTGGAGACGGCGATTGTCGGCGGCGGGATCTGCGGCTTGGCTTTGGCGCGGAGCCTGCACCGCCAAGGCCGAAGCTTTGCACTGTTCGAAGCGCGTCCGCGGCTGGGCGGGCGCATTCTCTCGGTCACCTGCATTCGGTCTGGTGCGGCGATCGATCTCGGCCCGGCCTGGTTCTGGCCGGAGACGCAGCCGCTGGTGACGGGGTTGATCGCCGAGTTCGGGCTCGCGCACTTCCCACAGCACGATCAGGGCGCGCTGCTTCATCTGCGTGAGGCCGACAAGACGCCCGATGTGATGGTCGACAAGCCGGTTCACAATGGCGCACGGCGCCTGGAAGGCGGCATGGCAGGTCTCGTGGGCGCGCTTGCCAAGGACCTGCCGCGCGATTGTTTGCGCTTCGATCATGTTCTTACAGGCATGCGTGACGGCGGCGATCATGTCGCGCTCACCTTGCGCAGTGGCGACCACCTCACCGAGGTCGTGGCGCGGCAGGCGGTCATAGCCCTGCCGCCGCGGCTGGTCGAGGAGCACATCCGCTTCGAGCCCGGTCTCGACGAGGCGACGCGAACTGCGTTGCGTGAAACCGAAACCTGGATGGCCGCGCAGGCCAAGGTCGCCATCGGCTATGACCGGCCGTTCTGGCGCGACGCCGGGCAATCGGGCAATGCCTTCGTCACGCACGAACAGGCCGTCGTCGGCGAGATATTCGACGCGTGCGATGCGACCGCCACCAAGGCGGCGCTGGGTGGTTTTCTCGCTTTGTCGCCGGAACTGCGGCAATCCTTTAGCGCTGGCCTTCCCATGCTGATGACGAGCCAGATGATGCAGGTGTTCGGCTCGGCGCTCGAACACGGCGAGCAGCACTATCAGGACTGGGCGACGGAACCCTTCACCTGCAGCACGCGCGATCGCGCTACGCCGCGCGCCGAACATGTCGACTTTTCTAATCCGCTGCTGCGCCGCGCCTTATGGAACGGCAAGCTCCACTTCGGCGGCTCGGAAACGGCATCGCGCGGCGCCGGCTACCTCGAAGGTGCGCTGGAGGCCGCGCGGCGCATCCAACGCGCCCTCGGTCGCGCCGACGACGCCACGGCGCCGGTGGAAAGCGCATCGACCAATGCCGCCAGCCTCGCCCGCTTCAGCGCCTGGGTAGCGGCGCAAGGCGAGACGGCCTTTGACAAATACCATCAGCACCTCAACCGCAGCCTCGCCGCCCAGAAAAAGCAGCAACTGACGCAGTGGGCCATTCTCGGATCGGTCGAGGAGATCTACGGCGAGGCGCTCGAGGTTCTCAACGATCTGCGTTTCGACATGAGCGCGGTGGCGGTCGAACGCGGCCGCTCGGCGCTCATGCCCGACGTGCAGAAACCGTTCCGCGACCTCATGCAGGCGCTCCTGGACGATGTCATCGCCTTCAACCGGACATCCTGCGCGTTGTCGAACTTTCCCGACGAGCATCATCCGTCCAAAGAATACATGCAGACTATTCTCAGGGATGTCGCCGCGGTCTGGCAGGAGTTTTCGCTGTCGGCCAACAGGCTGCTGCTGGCCAAGGCGGAAACGGCGTCGGGCCGCCGCCCGCAGACCGGCGCGGCGACAGGCATGTCGTTGTAG
- a CDS encoding Rieske 2Fe-2S domain-containing protein, producing the protein MDSSVAYVVCSMSDIPSQKARGFQLMRVEEDGTKRPWSIIVVRWGRQVFGYVNKCPHDGVNLDWERNQFLDPNGIRLMCGKHGALFELGTGQCVDGPCKGRALMPVALSVLDGDICVTGVTLVEDEEALPDEQDA; encoded by the coding sequence ATGGATTCCAGCGTCGCCTATGTCGTTTGCAGCATGAGCGATATCCCGAGCCAGAAGGCCAGGGGTTTTCAGCTCATGCGGGTCGAGGAAGACGGCACCAAGCGGCCGTGGTCCATTATCGTGGTGCGATGGGGGCGGCAGGTCTTCGGCTACGTCAACAAGTGCCCGCACGACGGCGTCAATCTCGACTGGGAGCGCAACCAGTTTCTCGATCCCAACGGCATCCGGCTGATGTGCGGCAAGCACGGCGCGCTGTTCGAGCTCGGCACCGGCCAATGCGTCGATGGGCCGTGCAAGGGCCGGGCGCTGATGCCGGTCGCGCTGAGCGTCCTCGACGGCGACATCTGCGTGACCGGTGTCACACTGGTCGAAGACGAGGAGGCACTGCCCGACGAGCAGGACGCGTAA
- a CDS encoding ATP-binding protein yields the protein MKLQIERPHIEALVTNFPGLAPLKEQLRFGDRAEVAFSRLSNAELNFLQELYERAGPEMRARSAQIATLQRVFDGDDTRFAADDLESVLPAIARYLIANAIRGWMFTASVASRPLPYVVTRLDYTPPSNDETGRIFIELKANAKGTITSTTLRISAGDVVGKTVAEIFAAKGFLKETPELIKAYDETAERYFAWRGQYGAQFSGRGTGFYAEDPNSSHRDTDWSRKDVVVLSSGGGAARLVNDESILTTRALTLDVTGDILGQYLRKAAKSNLYNAEGEVEESKAAIPNGLFCSIPVHAYVLMFHLDLHHHVWVHVDDMRPYAYQPDLKQKLILPEEQTDLIDILTAEMDVLMDDIVAGKSGGTTVLCAGPPGVGKTLTAEVYAEIIQRPLYRVHSGQLGLNVAAMESALKDALTRAQRWGAVMLIDEADVYIKRRDDDITMNAVVGVFLRVLEYFNGLLFLTTNRIDDIDEAIVSRCIALIKFYPPDTEARRKIWTVMGRQFALDLDRVLIDALVDAFPTASGRDIKGLAKLVAKYCCHKKTGPSLEVFRRCAVFRGIDLD from the coding sequence ATGAAGCTGCAGATAGAACGGCCCCACATCGAGGCGCTCGTGACCAACTTCCCCGGTCTGGCGCCGCTCAAGGAGCAGTTGCGCTTTGGCGACCGGGCGGAGGTTGCGTTTAGCCGGCTCTCGAATGCGGAGCTCAACTTCCTGCAAGAGCTCTACGAGCGCGCGGGGCCGGAGATGCGGGCCCGTTCGGCACAGATCGCAACGCTTCAGCGTGTTTTCGACGGCGATGACACGCGGTTTGCCGCCGATGATCTCGAATCGGTGCTGCCGGCCATCGCTCGCTACCTGATTGCGAATGCCATTCGCGGCTGGATGTTCACAGCGAGTGTGGCGAGCCGGCCCTTGCCTTACGTCGTGACCCGGCTCGATTACACACCGCCCTCGAATGACGAGACCGGGCGGATATTCATCGAATTGAAGGCCAATGCGAAAGGGACGATCACATCGACCACGTTGCGCATTTCCGCCGGCGATGTTGTCGGTAAGACGGTGGCGGAAATCTTCGCCGCCAAGGGGTTCCTGAAGGAGACGCCCGAGTTGATCAAAGCCTATGACGAGACGGCGGAGCGATACTTTGCCTGGCGCGGTCAATACGGCGCGCAGTTCTCCGGCCGGGGCACCGGCTTCTATGCCGAGGATCCGAACTCCTCGCATCGCGACACGGATTGGTCGCGCAAGGACGTCGTCGTGCTGTCGTCCGGCGGTGGGGCGGCGCGTCTCGTCAATGACGAAAGCATTCTGACGACGCGCGCGCTGACGCTCGACGTCACCGGCGACATTCTTGGCCAGTATTTGCGCAAGGCGGCCAAAAGCAATCTCTACAATGCCGAGGGCGAGGTGGAGGAATCCAAGGCCGCGATACCGAACGGATTGTTCTGCAGCATTCCGGTCCACGCCTATGTTCTCATGTTCCACCTCGATCTGCATCACCATGTGTGGGTTCATGTCGATGACATGAGACCTTACGCCTATCAGCCGGACCTGAAGCAAAAGCTGATCCTGCCCGAGGAGCAGACCGATCTCATCGACATCCTCACGGCGGAAATGGATGTCCTGATGGATGACATCGTGGCCGGAAAGTCGGGAGGAACGACGGTCCTATGCGCGGGCCCGCCCGGAGTCGGCAAGACGCTGACGGCCGAGGTCTATGCCGAGATCATTCAGCGGCCGCTCTACCGTGTCCATTCCGGCCAGCTCGGGCTCAATGTCGCTGCCATGGAGAGCGCCCTCAAGGACGCCCTGACGCGTGCCCAGCGCTGGGGCGCCGTCATGCTGATCGACGAAGCCGACGTGTACATCAAGCGCCGCGACGACGACATCACCATGAATGCCGTGGTCGGCGTCTTCTTGCGCGTCCTGGAATATTTCAACGGCCTCTTATTCCTGACGACCAATCGCATCGACGATATCGACGAGGCCATCGTTTCACGCTGCATCGCGCTCATCAAGTTCTACCCGCCGGATACCGAGGCCCGCCGCAAGATCTGGACGGTGATGGGACGGCAGTTCGCGCTCGATCTCGATCGGGTGTTGATCGACGCCCTGGTCGATGCGTTTCCGACGGCGTCCGGCCGCGACATCAAAGGCCTCGCCAAGCTTGTCGCCAAATATTGCTGCCACAAGAAGACCGGGCCCTCGCTGGAGGTGTTTCGGCGCTGCGCCGTGTTCCGGGGCATCGACCTCGATTAA
- a CDS encoding iron-sulfur cluster assembly accessory protein: MINLTDSALNAVRTAITGAATPVGGLRIQVEAGGCAGYKYMMGLVNEAEVDDTVIERDGVKVFVDMKSHELLAGTTIDFVVALEGSGFTFENPNATSSCSCGKSFG, from the coding sequence ATGATCAACCTCACCGACAGCGCATTGAATGCGGTACGAACTGCAATCACCGGGGCGGCGACGCCGGTTGGCGGTCTGCGCATCCAAGTCGAGGCCGGCGGCTGTGCCGGCTACAAATACATGATGGGTCTCGTCAACGAGGCCGAAGTGGACGACACGGTGATCGAGCGCGACGGCGTGAAGGTGTTCGTGGACATGAAGAGCCACGAGCTCCTGGCCGGCACGACGATCGATTTCGTTGTTGCCCTCGAAGGGTCCGGTTTCACGTTCGAGAACCCGAACGCGACGTCGAGCTGTTCCTGCGGGAAATCATTCGGCTAG
- a CDS encoding NifU family protein — MLVEPEQSKQAVTADAQREEIIKAVIEEIRPNLRRDGGDCELIEICGNKVMVKLTGACVFCKLSSATLEGIQARLVEKLGELVRLIPVAGPARVSL; from the coding sequence ATGCTGGTTGAACCTGAGCAATCGAAGCAAGCGGTGACTGCGGATGCGCAGCGCGAGGAAATCATCAAGGCGGTGATCGAGGAGATCCGCCCGAACTTGCGCCGCGATGGCGGCGACTGCGAGTTGATCGAGATCTGCGGCAACAAAGTGATGGTCAAGCTCACGGGAGCCTGCGTCTTCTGCAAGCTCAGCAGCGCGACGCTCGAAGGCATTCAGGCGCGTCTTGTGGAAAAGCTGGGCGAGCTTGTGCGCCTGATTCCGGTCGCTGGTCCGGCGAGGGTGTCGCTTTAA